ATAATCACATAAAGCATTTCTCCACACATAATAAACATGTGTTATCAAATAATTATGACTATTAATTATGACTATGACTATAATTATAAGAGTGGTATGCACAAGCTGGTCATGTACTGTCTCAGCGTGTGTtaccacataataataatatcaggaTTCATAAATGGGTGTGCCTCACCGTAATGTTAATAAGtcataataataatcaaaatattAAACGAGATTTTGacatttaagaaaaatggtCACACTGACGTAAGTAACAATTGACACATTTTGGACGTGAGATCTAATTAAATAGATAAGTCCTCTGTTTACcatgaacattgacaagtgaactttaaGAAGTTTAAATTGTGTGAATCTAGCAAAGAAATGACCTATACAAACTACTTATGGGGAAGAACATTAAAATTTGACAAATTGTCTTGTATTTTGTGGAGGATTGTAGATTTAGTAACAAGGTGTGAGTAAATCACTAGTGTTACATATGTTTACATCAGTATTACACAGATACCCAAACATGGCAGCattttctctataataatagtagTGATTTGTGAAAATGGTTACCAAATTGTATGTATTATATGATGGGTGAAAATCAGACCGGATGACcagaatataaataaataaataacagggAAAGTATAGATTTTTctatgggctaacgactagttccaAACATTACTTACAATCTAAATAGTGATCTTCTCCAGCTTCTACGTCTTTTAGTTGACCTTCCTTGAATTTAAACAAACCTATATCAGTGATCTTGCAAACGAAACGACTGTCGATAACGCAATTTGTTGATTTCAGGTTACCATGGACACCAATAGGTGTATTGTAATGTAGGTAGTTCATACCCTGAGaataggaaaaaaataataactttataACATAACAATAATAATTCAGGCTCCATTCTGTTTAAAATCTGTGCAAAAAACATTAGATGTATGTGTACGTTTACGCAATGACAGATCTTGAAAAACACTTAGCATGTTTTAAACAATACTGTCGAAGAAAAGTaacaaattattaaattaaCATAGACAGTCATTTCTCTGCGCAAATTTTGGACTCAGTTATTAACTAAGTGAGGTATTCATTCCTTTATTCTTTTACTTTTTCGTCTATTTATTCTTTGATTCAATCATATAATCacttaaaacaaatattttcacaGGTTAGCCAATTCAAGAATTAGGAAACATGTATAGAAAGTTTGTGTTCTTCAACGGTTCCTGTTTTGTTACTTTTTGTTGCGCTTATTCTACATAAACAAGTAAGAACAAATAATGATGAGAGAGTTCTAGTAAAGCAAAAGATATTAAAAGTCTTAATTGAATTATCTGTAAGAATAACGTCATTTCTTAAGATTTGGGTTAATTTCCTGTTCACTTTTGTATTGATAAAAAAGTGATTTGCCATATACCAAGGAAGGAGTAGCATCTTTTTATGAACCAAGACAGATGATAAATATATAGAGAATACATAAACACCTAGGTGATTACTGAATTACTTACTCGTGCTAAGTCAGATGCAATAGATATTTGAAACATCCAGTCTAATTTGATATCCTCGTTATACAGTACATCCTGTAAAAATAGTACAACACAATCTTTAATTTATGTAAATGGACGCTGAAGAAGACTTAAATACAACGCAAACTTTTAGGAATATTTTGACATGTGTGAGGCAAAAAGAGCACCTCAAGTACAATAGGTTTTTTAGGCATTggctaactttttaaaaagtttaacattTTACAAGTGTCTCTGAATACCTCTCTTGAAAAAGCCTGACACTAAaccaaacaaacacaaaaacatttcgTACAAAGGTCAAGATTAAATTGTTATTTTACCATACCTGCAAACTACCCTTGTTGCAATACTGTGTCAGGAGGCAGATGTTTGGATTATCAATGCAAGCTCCAACAAATGCATTTATATTTTGGTGTTGTACTTCAGAGATGTCTTTAAACTCTAGCAAAATATCTCTTGTAAGTGTCACTGAGTTTTTGCGCAGTTCCTTGATTGCAACATAGTTTCCCTAAAGGATACAAAAATTGTCAACACAATGTCTATATATCAATTTTATATCTTGAAATCTTAACAATAATACCTCAGACTACAAAATTAATTGACACATAAATGTTACAAAGTTTTATTTGGTTTGTTAGTATCTAAATACAGGATGGTGTAAATCTCCTAGTAATGGTAATCATTAAAGAGTTCACTACAATATTCAAGTAATCACAGTTACACAATTTTTTgtgaacaaatataaaataaatatcttccacattatttttttaagccCTTTAAAAAGCATAACAAAAGACATTTAAACATAAAAGTAGTGGATAAACTGTGACTGATAGTAAATACGTTTTAAGAGCAGGatcgttttcttttaaaaaaaaatctctgaCAATGCATTTTTACAATATCTATTACCTGAAACAATCCAATCCTAGTAAATACTTGTCCATGTACATCACTGCCAATTTGACTATCTATTGACTGGTTACTGCCTTGAGATACTCCCTAAAGTATACATTAACATGGTAATACAGCAATGTACCTGTAACAATGCCTACCAATTATAGGACACTAAAGCTTATTCAAAGTGTCCAAAAAAAGTACGAAAGTACAAAACCAATTTGCTTAACTTTCACCATTAATGTTTCTGCTTTTGAGTCTCAATTGAATGTGTAAAACCAATGTCATGCATGAAAGTTATTTTCTGTTAAGAGACtaattgaaatattaaaaattatacgGCTGTTAGACactgtaaaaacaattttgagcATGTGATTTGCTACGAAAAGACTAACTAAATTTGAAGGTAACCATCACCTGCTTTTTCTTACAACCAAAGAAGGCAAAAACAGCATGAAAACCACACACAAAGAAACATAATCAAGACagttcactttaaaatgcctacCATAACTTTACTTCCGCCGTGACTCATAGACCTCATAACTCTTCTATTGAAATGAATATCATTAAAATTAACTCTCCAATGTTGAGACATTAAGGCATTCTCAAATGCTTTCCgcctaaaattaaaaacaagttgCTTAGTTAGGACTAATAGTTAAGTTAATTAAATACAGGCCACATTAACAAAGATTTACATTTGCAGATAATAAAAATTACGATAATTGGCTTTATATAGTTTACCTGTAATGGATAACAACATATGCAACTGCAAGTAACAGAACTACAAATGAAAGTACGCCAGCCAAAGCATATACCCATggttctaaaataaaaataattatgctttgacaaagaaataaatttataaaaagcttTATATTAAGTGATACTTATAAAAGTACTTCATCCATGGAATGCctgaaataaaactttaataaaatttagctTTGTAGATggaaaaagtttataaataattGGAATGTAATTCCAGGCCTGATAATCATTAAGTTTATAAAATGgaagtttgaatttttttttagtgatGAACAACAACAGAAGAAATTCTGCACTCCAATAATGCAtccgttttaaaaaatatagtgCAAAAATATCTACCTGTACTTTTCGGGGGAGGACAGAATTCACTATTAAACCCACATGCTGGTCTTCCCAAGGGAATCACTGTTGTTTTTCCGGGCCAATTGACAGTTGTGTTCAACACTTCCAGTTTTGAAGAATCAACAAAAAAGTTAGCTACTCTGTAATATTTTGAGTCTTTGACATTTCGAACTTGAAGTGCTGATGCTCTGTCACCAACCATATCAATGACAACTCTTCCGGATTCaccttttaaataaattgttacAATGCAGTAAGGTCTTTATTGTTGGTCCGGCGTTACTTAATGCACTAATTCACTAATTTTACAATACACTAATTTTACCAGATTCACACCTTTGTCACATAAATATGGCTTAgtatattctttattatttttttttgtgtatctTAATTTACGCATGCTTCAAAATTCTatacaagtttttttaatttaaacgaCCCTGAGTTATCAGCAAATTTAGCTTTCGATTTTCAATTGATCCTAAACTCCAGTGACATTTTTAATCCCATGATACGCTGCATTGTAACAGCTTGTTCTAATATTATCATCTGGTATATGTTTACCTAAAACATGACAACACAGAGAGAATGGTTACTtttgttttaatgaaaacaactgCAGCAAGGTTTTTAGTGTTGTTTTCCCTTTGAACAATACTTTGCAGCAAGCTTTTCCGTCTGATTGATTTACTATATTGCAAATAATACTGTAATGGGAAAAAGCATGAAGTATATATCTTATTCGttggttttgtttttattagcgctgaaatattttaaaaactctCATGCAAAGTTTTTTGTGTTATAAAAAATACTATAGCTATATATGTTTGCTGTTTTTCGGTTCTTTGCTTGTTTATATaaacttgttgttttaaaattcatttgtaaaataaacttttaaaattgatttcacAACCTTTCTTTTgatcattattttaatttatatttagaaACATATCCGacttcagcatattttttttcgtttaaagCCATAAGACCCAGGATTTAAAAGATTCAGAAGCATGCAGCAAGCTTTAACTTACATTCAGATATGTGATATGATTTTTATTAAGGACCCTACTTGACTAACAACAAGACACACCATGATTATTAATAGCAAACTTAAGTTGACCATAAACATCATCAGACTGCTGTAAATGAATGCTCTTTAAGCTGTGGTATAGGCAGCAGCATCATTTAATGCAAAACTGCAAAAATTTTAACAGCCTAGATAAAGTTCATCTTATGTTGCCTCTTCTAATCTTAATGTTCCTAAGAAAAAGGTTCTTGCCTTATTTAGGTCCGGTTTTACTACAGGCAAAGACACATCTTAGGAAAACTGTTTCATAAGCAGCAACTTGTTGTTCATTACAGATGATTTTTAAGTCTTCTTTAAGATTTTCTGCAACGTTTTAGttcaaaaataaactttacaGGTTTTTGCTTTTGGGTGTCATATACAAATTTTTGTGTAGCGGCTGCAACGCCACTTATTCAGTAAAACTATACAGTGCTTGAGGGTAATTTTCTGTGAACATTTGATGTATCACATCTCACAGGTGAGAGAGTTTTCACTCGGCATCCTTCCACAGTTAATGAGCATTAACTAATGATGTCACACTACGCTGACAACAACAATTTTAGTACTTAACACCTGAtgtttataattatattttgcaaatgaaaaattttgttttgtttttaaagagaaATCTCTCCTCAATAAGACTGTAATAGGGTGGCCACAGATGCAAAACTTTATAATTTCAGGAGATTTTAGTAAGATTTAGGAGGCTTTTAGGTCAAATTTTTGGAGAAAAACCtggaaaacaaataaaatatatgaaaaacaatCCGTATTTTAGGAGATTTTGCTAAAATGTTAGAAGGAAATGAAGTTACCCCTAATTAATCCTTTCCCTGTTTCAAGATCAAAGAAACGAAGAGTTCAAATGAAGAGATCAAAGAATTCATTTCAGACTGCAATAATTGTGTAAAAATAACTTAGTCGTCCAGTTGtaagataaaaatattgctCAATTTTCTTGTAACAAAAGACGTGATAACAAAAAGTTACTATTTAAAAGGTGGGGTTACCCTATATATCATCAACAACATTGTATTATTTTCAGGAAATTGTtgatgtcttttttaaatttaaagattttctaAATATTGCGATCAAGGCTTATATATAaaacacatttttgtttttgtcttaaTGTTTATCTAACATAAATCCTGACAAAGAATATTACTTATAATATAATACTTATACCATCATGGTCTTTTTGACtctgatttaaaaaatatttctgcctTTTCAATTATCTCTTATGTCAGATTACTATACTTTTTCATAGAGCGAGTGCAAGAATGCATTATTCAATATTTCTATTAAGTAACATGGTGAGTAGGTTCTTACAGCATAGAAATTGAattgaaagttttaaaagtgCTTTTGTTGTGAAGAACAGAGTTGTATTAAATCAACATGTATTTGTAtcctgtttatgtttttttccttCTGATATCTTGTTAGATACTTGCTGAGCATTTTTCAGCAAGGGTTTTAATACGCTAGGTTCAAATTAGTAATATAAAGTCGGCACATAAATGCTTGCTGACTGTGGGAAAGAAAATCCCCTTGCAGCTGTGCCATTGTTTTCTTGTTATTGGTAATTTTATTACAACAACTAAAACCAGTAACACATGCAATTGTTAAAAAAGGATTTAGAACTAACAAAACTGTGTTTCAGTTTTCACATTGCAAATTGTAAACTGATAATTGTAAACTTAAAACAAATCCATCTTTTCTGATTTTCTCACGTCTAAATACAGTGTACTGGGCTAAAGAATACTTTAAAGTCACTTACTATTATTACTTCATTAATTTTTGTAACAACTTCGACAATAACCAATAAATTTAACTATTCAAGATAAATTTTGAAGTTgcgagaaaaataaaaaaataattatatacctTCAAAAGTCATGTTCAACATGTTTTGTATGATAAGTCTGCCATTATCAATGCTACCATTCATGTTTAAGGTTTTATTTAATGCATGTGCATATAACAAAGCAGCATCATGTAAAAACGCAGCATAAGGTTCAAcctaataaatatataatatcaaATAATATATAACACAAATGTTAATAAAATCAATGTTGAAGAAGTGAGTTTTTTTGCTGTGAAAATTTTCATTCATATATGagacaacatttttttacaaatggtTTACTTTAGCAGcagatttaaaacatttttttcacctttTGAGCTTTTTCTTTAGACTTTTAGCCATAAAAGCCGATTTATACTGATGAGTTTAACAGCATTAAAATAATCTATATCATTGTTTCATCTACTCATGTAgtacatataaaaatttgtttgcatcaaattttaatttacaaaGGCCTGATATATTTAGGACTGACATCTTTTGCCTAATCATATTTTTATCCAAAGAATACAAATTTGTACATAAAAGACCAAATAATTCACCTTGTAAGGCAGGCTTTacataaagttttatttcaGAGTTGAAATGAGAATTTAATTTCAGTCTTCGGTctaatttttataaatgtttacaTGATTTCCAGGGAAATGAAACTTATTTCGGTGTTAATACCATTCCACCCTTAAAATATTCATGCAATCATGTTATACCCCAAAAGAAATTATTGTACATGTGTACAAGCATATGAAATAAGCACAtatgcagttttcaaaactctGATATAACTTTATGTAAACACAACAATATTTCATTGCAGTTAGAAATATCATTGTGGGTAAATCTTCTTTCAGGTTCACATAAATGCTACCAAAAGTaactatgtaaatttttaaaaattaaaaaagggcCTGAAGGATACCCTTATAAAAAGTCAATacatttattgaaaaaacaagtaacttaaaatatatatatagccataaaaaaatgctttaagAAAGGTTTCAGCTAAAAACATCATATTGCTTTGAAATTctcattttgtatttttgaatACACCATGAAAACAACTAATCAgctacagaagaaaaaaataattagctcTACCACTTCTGAGGAAGGCATGACTCTATTGAAGGGTTGTTCTTCCATCTTTCGTCTTACCAGCTTTGAAAAGTTACTGTAAGACTCACTTTGTGGCACAAATAAACTAATATCAAGAATTCCATCTATAGCACTGCACGATTCAGATGTCTCTGGCGTTATATTTTCTGGTAAACACGAGTCAAGTAGTAATTCATATGTTAGGAAAGCATATCCAGCCGATGTTAAGCCAAGCTTTTTTGCTTCACGCATTACAGAATGTATTGTCTTTCTATAGCCACCAAGtagaaaaactaaataaaaacagaatCACATTAGCTAGTTAtagctaaaattaaaatttctccTAATCATGAAACAAAACAAACCCATGCGTTCACCATGCCCGGTCAGTTTCATGTGACAGGCAACACGAAAGTTCCGCAAAGCAAATAGCCCTTGGACGAGGTTGCAGAAACGCTTATAAAAACAGGACACATTGCATGGGGATAAAATAGATTCATTTATGAACTGTGTTGCAGTATATAATATATCAAAGCATATTTCTGTTGATCAATGAAAATTATGCACGTGATTTCCAATGTTTTACTTGGAAGTACAAAAACAAGATCATGGTTGACTGAAGATTATCGGAAAAATTAAAAGATGTGACATTTGAAGAATCGctgtaacaaaaataaaaacaaaaagatgaTACCAAATTTATTTCCCTCTCCCTTAGGTCCGTCTAATAAGAACACAATTATTATTTCTTAGCTCTTTGTGTTGTTCTCAGAATTTTCCTTGTTGCAGCAGGAACATGCAATGGTCTCGTTACATGCGCCTAAAAATTTCATCGTGTCGCTTTAAACTATATGTTTAGTgcttgtaaaattttaaagattttatatAGCATAATGATGAAAAATACATATCGTGTGTGTAAAGTTTACATCTCTTGGAATACCAACCTCGATATTAGGATAAAATCTTTCGATACAGACCCCAGGTTTAAAGTTGAAACCAAACTACTACAGCACACCCACCCACGTGCGTAGAAAACCCTGGAACCAAGGTTGCAGAAATCAGGCTAAAATATGACACTTACTGTGAGCTTTTTTGACAGCTTCctgtaaaattcttcttaagaaattacctttcacgttatcactgttaaaattttgaaagtACGATACGTCGAGATCTTTTGTTAACTCGACATCAATTCTTACTCTGTTCATAATTGATGACCACGTCCCATCCGTGGGAGTTATAATCGCTATTTTCTTCCAATGAAATTGTTGCATTAAGTTCACAATAACTTTGCCAGATTTACTATAAACACCCACAGTTCGAGCGAAATTTGGATATGTTGTTAACTCGCTTAAAAAACTTGCAGCGCATCCGTAAGAAACCATGGGTATGTTCCAGTGTGATGCTAACATTGCACCAACTTTGCACCCATCGCTACATGCAGGACCTATGAGAGCATTTACCGGTACTTTTTCCTTCGTGTACATGTCCACGATAACTTCTAAAGTAGCTTTTTCCTCACATTTGCTATCACCCCATATGAAGGATACATTATAATCTCGCAGTAGGTAAGGATCGTTGTTTATTTTGTCTATAGCTACCGTGATACCAGCTGCAAAACGTGGAGCTGCTGCCCAACTCTTTCCAGACCAAGGCATAGGTACACcgagttttatattttttaaacagttaGTTGTCTTTAATATGAGTAATATTATAACTAAAGAACTATAAAAATTTGTTACCAACGACTGCATGTTAGTAGTTGTTTCTGAGTCTTGATTGTGCTTTTCTTTGCGTAGTTTTTCTctgtttacttttgtttttgtgaGTTTTTCTTTTTCGCTTTGTGGTTAGTATGTAATGCACTTGTTTACTCGTTTTGTCCGcttcatatatattttatgtgtgtTTTCTGTGAGAACAAAATGAAATGTTAATgcacagaaaaaaaaagttaaaaaatacagacagtacaggaaaagaagaagaagaagaagaagaagaagaagaagaagaagaagaagaagaagaagaagaagaagaagaagaagaagaagaagaagaagaagaagaagaagaagaagaagaagaagaagaagaagaagaagaagaagaagaagaagaagaagaagaagaagaagaagaagaagaagaagaagaagaagaagaagaagaagaagaagaagaagaagaagaagaagaagaagaagaagaagaagaagaagaagaagaagaagaagaagaagaagaagaagaagaagaagaagaagaagaagaatattttcattcaaAAGGTTTACTCACTAATTGCAGATTATCgctcaacaaaataaaaatatgaaaatttaaagaaattttatttgaaacataAGACacagaaacattttaaaattcaaaataaaaataaataatcttattatgtttttattgatttatttacaAATCCTGCGAAAACAATTCAACAAACATACAAACAAATcggtatttttcaaaaacagaCATTTCAAGAAATGATCGAATATTGTTCTTCATCGCAGAGGATATTTAATTTAAGATTGAAAAACTTGCGGGCTTAGGACACATTTTTAAGAGAAACTTGACGAAGGGTCTCGCTTTAAATATTCCTTAAATTCCACTACAATTTTAGTTACAATAGGTTTGTTAACTAAAATAGgtcttgaaaaaaaaaggtcTCTAAATAGGCATCAGGTTGTAACAACGAAAGGTTCAGAGAGAGATTGTCTTctctgacaaaataatttttaaaacaaaaaggttTCATATCACATAAACTGAATTGTTTTCAGATTATTCAAACAGTCCATTTTGCAAAACTCTTTACCAGTCCAAATTAAGAAAGAACTTGATCGCCATCCCaacatcaaaaaggaaaaaaacccTATTGGTTGGTTTCTCAAGAACTAATGTTTTATCAGTAACTATGCAACTTCAGCGTACTGTAAAATCTTAACTCGTTCTATTCTTTTTTACAATGGGACAGCCTCTTCATATGGTTTTattataattaattaaaaaaaactcttttcgtaagcaacctcgatcccagggctctttgtctcttttttatctcCCGTCCCCACAtcataaagagaaaaaaaacttaGGATTGAGGTACGTTCGTAAAAGTTTTTGATGCATCTTTTTGCATCATAGTGCAATATGTTGCGTGGCAACAGGTAATTGTCTTACTTGGTACCATTTTGAAATTAAGGACGCAAATTAAGGACCTTTGAAATGTGACAATCTTGTCATCAAAGCAGAACGTTACCAACCTTAGTAATCCCAATTCATGTACTCACCATGAAAGGGAAAGAGGTGGGGCTCTATCGGTGAATCTGCTTCGTTTGATAAGACCAAACCGAAAAAAGACAGTGCAATACGAGGAAATAAAACGTTCAATAACGACCCAAAatgaatcaatcaatcaatcaatcaataaatcaatcaaccaatcaaataaataaacaacacaaacaaacaaagttaCTTACACGTTtcaaatagttaaaaaaatagttctggAGTGATAAAGTAAAATCTTGCGCAGTGAAATCAGAAGAGCAAATTTGAAATAGATTTATCGAAATCAATTATGCATGTATGTACatatagtttaaaaaacaatccGAATTCAGCCAATAAAATCATGAACCAAATGTTACGCAATGtattcccgatttgaatttatAGTGAAGATAAACTAAAAAGGAACcgacaaatagaaaaataaatatttcatttatttgaaATATAAGTACATCACCACAGCTAACGAAGCTCTAGATGTGTACAACTGCAATGGCGGAAGCCCGTTTTTGTTGGTCGCAAAGCATAATCCGCATATAGCATATAAGATTGTACAATTTTCGTTCAGCCGTTCGCGTATATACTTAGTACGTATATAGGATACATACATATGATGTGCTTACGTGTGCGTGCATACATATGATATGCTTACGTATGCGTGCATAGATATGTAACTCGCATATAGCATGCCAGTTATTATACTTGTCGCTCCCTTCTTCAAAAACGTAGTTAAATGTAGTTAATGGAAAAATgcccattctcgaccccagatcTCTTTGAGATACTTGATGTTTTAAtcttaaagagctctggggacgagaatggaaAGACGCCTTTACATAAAAGcctttacaaaaatataaataatttaattaccGAAATTACTTCACAGCAATCGCGGTAATTCAGCAACGTAAACCGTCATCCGTCATATTAATATGTGAGTGAGCACTTGCTTGCACACAAGCCCCTCCCCGTGATCGGTCATTCGCTTCAAACGGACAAAAACCGACATTAACAGCTACATTGTACCTGCAACTACCATATCATTTCGTTATTAGGAAACAGTCTCCTCAATTATTGTCATATTGTCGTGAAATACGGCAAAAAAATCGTATGCAAACTCTTTccagaaaaaaaagaataaaaaagcgTTCCAGctaaaacgaaattattttttccttcGGTAAACATGTATCATGAAACGAAAAACAGCTTTTTAGGATGAAGCAGCTGTTACACATGTTTTACTTCGACGCACGAAACACAGCTTCTAGACGagtaacaaaagtttttttttgtaagaaattaGTTCTTttataaagaacttatttcttGCCCTGTCTAAACTTTATAGTCGTTAACAACTAGGAATATTCTTTTTGATATTAAGCTCATGGTGATCACTCCGCTGTAAATCTTCCTATATATAACTGGAGTAAATGAGGCAAAAATCTTGCTGTCTCCCTTACCTTCGCTCTTCCATAAAGTTTGATTCCCACCGAAGGCGATGAGCTTGTCGCTTTCAAGAGATCAAAGGTCACCGCTTTTTTGGTTGTTTTGGCTTTAAAGTGTTACAAATAACTTAAACTTGGAGGTAAACTCAATTTCTGTAGTAAAAAGGTAAACTTctggcaaatattttttttctattttccaaTAACATCAAAGTGATAAATCAAGTTGCTGATTATTTCTCATGTCAAAATGGATTCAATCACGTAAAGGCGACAAGAAGTATCTTTTGGTGAGAACTGCTAAGCAATGAACTAAGGCGACCAGAAAAGCGGTGACCTTTGATCTGTTGAAGACAGTGAGTCCATCGCCTTCAGTGGAAATCAGGCTTAATAGGTGCATTGTGAAGTTAAAAAATGTCTTGGTGTAAATAAGGTTTAGTTGTTTTACAAGTCAGCCTTGACTTGTAAAACTTCTGTTAgcatgttcttaaattttagcCAAAATGAAGTCTTCGCTTGCTTATCCTTACAGTTTGCaagaacttattttttatatttgagaGTTCATGTTTTCAGGGGTGAGCCTATTTGGCTCTAACATCTGCACGGCAGTCAAATATATGCCATAGCTCGTCGAAGAGAAGTTATTTTCCAGCAGATTTCTTCGcatgaaaacattgttaacaCTATGTTCAAGTGTAGTTGGATACCTTCTGATTCATCTATATTCATTTAAAGACCTAACGATTTCTTTAtatttggaaaaataaaaaaaaagtaaaaaacttcACATCGTATCTGAATCTTTTTGTGTTTCAAGAAGATGCTGGAGCCAAAACAGCTTACAATCGCAGTATAAACATAGAAACCGTCTAACGCTTTCACTTAGACTGAAAACATGTCTACATTCTGATTGCTTTTTATGACTAGATATACTCATAAACCTATTCTAGTCCCCTAGGCtgtttgagattaaaacctcgaaaATAGTACTTTCGGGATATGCATTAaaaagctctggggtcgagaatgttaTAAACCGGATTTACTAAATACACGTATAGTTT
This DNA window, taken from Hydractinia symbiolongicarpus strain clone_291-10 chromosome 15, HSymV2.1, whole genome shotgun sequence, encodes the following:
- the LOC130628940 gene encoding atrial natriuretic peptide receptor 1-like isoform X2 gives rise to the protein MKLTGHGERMVFLLGGYRKTIHSVMREAKKLGLTSAGYAFLTYELLLDSCLPENITPETSESCSAIDGILDISLFVPQSESYSNFSKLVRRKMEEQPFNRVMPSSEVVEPYAAFLHDAALLYAHALNKTLNMNGSIDNGRLIIQNMLNMTFEGESGRVVIDMVGDRASALQVRNVKDSKYYRVANFFVDSSKLEVLNTTVNWPGKTTVIPLGRPACGFNSEFCPPPKSTEPWVYALAGVLSFVVLLLAVAYVVIHYRRKAFENALMSQHWRVNFNDIHFNRRVMRSMSHGGSKVMGVSQGSNQSIDSQIGSDVHGQVFTRIGLFQGNYVAIKELRKNSVTLTRDILLEFKDISEVQHQNINAFVGACIDNPNICLLTQYCNKGSLQDVLYNEDIKLDWMFQISIASDLARGMNYLHYNTPIGVHGNLKSTNCVIDSRFVCKITDIGLFKFKEGQLKDVEAGEDHYLDSLLWVAPEHLDNFRFPRSKEGDVYSYGIILQEIITRGYPYCMFEMMSAKEIISQVKKSLSPPFRPKMSEEVGHPDYHVLMRQCWEELPSHRPRFDEIMKTLKKLNGGKNINIVDNMINMMEKYTDHLEELVADRTKQLEEEKAKTDELLYRMLPRTVAEQLKQGDTVRAESFDIVTIFFSDIVGFTKLAAESTPLEVVDLLNDLYTCFDQIVDQHHVYKVETIGDAYMVVSGLPERNGNRHAGEIARMSLDLLSATTTFTVRHKPEAKLQLRIGIHSGPCVAGVVGLKMPRYCLFGDTVNYASRMESSGLALRIHVSPECKEVLCELGGYHLVERGPVTMKGKGTIVTFFLAGYDGFTKALPDLKEAVGLEEHSFK
- the LOC130628940 gene encoding atrial natriuretic peptide receptor 1-like isoform X1, with the translated sequence MQSLVTNFYSSLVIILLILKTTNCLKNIKLGVPMPWSGKSWAAAPRFAAGITVAIDKINNDPYLLRDYNVSFIWGDSKCEEKATLEVIVDMYTKEKVPVNALIGPACSDGCKVGAMLASHWNIPMVSYGCAASFLSELTTYPNFARTVGVYSKSGKVIVNLMQQFHWKKIAIITPTDGTWSSIMNRVRIDVELTKDLDVSYFQNFNSDNVKGNFLRRILQEAVKKAHIFLLGGYRKTIHSVMREAKKLGLTSAGYAFLTYELLLDSCLPENITPETSESCSAIDGILDISLFVPQSESYSNFSKLVRRKMEEQPFNRVMPSSEVVEPYAAFLHDAALLYAHALNKTLNMNGSIDNGRLIIQNMLNMTFEGESGRVVIDMVGDRASALQVRNVKDSKYYRVANFFVDSSKLEVLNTTVNWPGKTTVIPLGRPACGFNSEFCPPPKSTEPWVYALAGVLSFVVLLLAVAYVVIHYRRKAFENALMSQHWRVNFNDIHFNRRVMRSMSHGGSKVMGVSQGSNQSIDSQIGSDVHGQVFTRIGLFQGNYVAIKELRKNSVTLTRDILLEFKDISEVQHQNINAFVGACIDNPNICLLTQYCNKGSLQDVLYNEDIKLDWMFQISIASDLARGMNYLHYNTPIGVHGNLKSTNCVIDSRFVCKITDIGLFKFKEGQLKDVEAGEDHYLDSLLWVAPEHLDNFRFPRSKEGDVYSYGIILQEIITRGYPYCMFEMMSAKEIISQVKKSLSPPFRPKMSEEVGHPDYHVLMRQCWEELPSHRPRFDEIMKTLKKLNGGKNINIVDNMINMMEKYTDHLEELVADRTKQLEEEKAKTDELLYRMLPRTVAEQLKQGDTVRAESFDIVTIFFSDIVGFTKLAAESTPLEVVDLLNDLYTCFDQIVDQHHVYKVETIGDAYMVVSGLPERNGNRHAGEIARMSLDLLSATTTFTVRHKPEAKLQLRIGIHSGPCVAGVVGLKMPRYCLFGDTVNYASRMESSGLALRIHVSPECKEVLCELGGYHLVERGPVTMKGKGTIVTFFLAGYDGFTKALPDLKEAVGLEEHSFK